One Dysidea avara chromosome 7, odDysAvar1.4, whole genome shotgun sequence genomic region harbors:
- the LOC136260278 gene encoding uncharacterized protein isoform X2, with amino-acid sequence MSTSDQEHSPPATTPTSPRDVFTKHYYDFNNIIQIKNFADHFVSRGLISIKDKANVSMESLMSTIDKHLESGISNTLYEMLDVIKMFGNSGEQELAKRIEHELHSLNQGNTTNVSESVELFNVNDRVEDMFLTLFSELSNILKTSKCDFALLRSSCIKPDMPFARGNKLPTDFVNAVDATINLTELLQVLNKSPYCNWLNIRVLEKMAAASLKSEATTLIKKYKEVILSKKVSSILEEMPDLEIPSEFYVKVKDKWNKDFEDITVKDIAKRWSNLLKIFDVKDLEVLLDNLIKGSIEFHWLIPLELMSHVRYSAFRNWYELKDVSYLSIGDHVIKDDCFDFNEECLSVTTATPQQVIDHFTDFLLVSLNDQLLLPLMVSHGLLTDHDLELINSGPTGYHKNQLILTCVQILDDASLVVFSRLLQDSHPDVKIPLQDALNAKAILSGKQSLLSHATTPMFDSDILQIATTETVKSRKRRLSPQPSDCIKYFKCSAVSKEFLKLTDKLNDLMKSCDPKMIIDQCSSLMASDIHNISVFPDEFIKNLQRYNHTPSLLKILSSFWTWSDHSILRTLLRDNDEALKLLDEYDSQLDPLQNLSSYLLPSPSPCMTPCDGSTHTVMAIKCAQQYHQCHLKHVFDVRSLIINKCDITPHCPQLLATNTGSTVLYWLIPKSVAGLISGRVVEYSSVFYDDGILEVSIFPGTRITTNVANLTGPLVFLSSLLTSSDMKPVDKVIAKMMSRPEEIPEVVNKLLSEDGEDDVFVVQDDVRSRQDQETLKGISPSIMALSETEDSSNEKLTQKELANHVEIELQDGVQEVTSTIEKCYSEQEEIQTQSEMVLQLEEKVDILENLSAQAQSPKPPPYDSIVQSSPLRYSVYSNVITHHKLGTGVYGTTYRVSSSGEGLAGKILHSKLMSSGKGDKLDIIVEQFKKDCSFLFQIQHPNLVKFVGIYEDTSHTIPMILNELEVENLNVFLKHAKDTLTVPTKLNLSHDMVKGLDHLHTYVQIVHKNLHASNILVSRSGQAKISDFAISHIVNFDEVHLLTEDNLIYVAPEVLENYQNTSYQSDMFSLGILNLQLIIEASPLIGNYKEIQQGISKYEPLCNLIQGCLSDIAVNRPGASIVCQQLEEVKKNPTTIAYDVLNSKTSLSFIEALKSGRYSTKWTTCKRLEEPMWWGQAVTIGPDVYVYGGNSGNSPALDVLVYHVLEDTWEKLPPSGVYYSVPVITGNKLTIVGGKDRETFKFTSKVLTFDVQTQAWINQFPDLLTAKSRPGVVVYSHYLIVAGGKISDEPQFSNEIEILDIDNPSLGWKKSVVDLPLAMWDLTVSVSEDLYWILSYGEKQHSTDIHHIPVAKILSLELNMEKSNDSWIKLGKTKYYKSTVLDKNLSVPVLCGGETKDCLPSDAICIFDHDKDMWKESTVAALRAPRAYPAVSLLGQSAVIVIGGSCNAKEGESENYSLADVEIGTLELTQ; translated from the exons ATGTCAACAAGTGATCAAGAGCATTCCCCACCAG CAACAACACCAACATCTCCTCGTGACGTGTTCACCAAGCATTATTATGAtttcaataatattatacaaatcAAGAATTTTGCTGATCATTTTGTGTCGAGGGGACTAATCAGCATTAAAGACAAGGCCAATGTTTCAATGGAATCTCTTATGTCTACCATTGATAAACACCTTGAAAGTGGGATAAGTAACACTCTTTATGAGATGTTGGATGTAATAAAGATGTTTGGAAACTCAGGTGAACAAGAATTAGCTAAACGTATTGAACATGAGCTACACTCCCTTAACCAGGGAAACACAACAAATGTCTCAGAGTCTGTTGAGCTGTTCAATGTCAATGACAGAGTAGAAGACATGTTTCTCACACTGTTTTCTGAACTAAGTAACATTCTGAAAACAAGTAAATGTGATTTTGCGCTATTACGCAGTTCTTGTATCAAGCCTGATATGCCATTTGCAAGAGGAAACAAACTGCCAACTGATTTTGTCAATGCAGTTGATGCTACCATTAATTTGACTGAACTTTTACAAGTGCTGAACAAGTCTCCTTATTGTAACTGGTTGAATATACGTGTACTTGAAAAGATGGCGGCTGCTTCACTAAAAAGTGAGGCTACAACTCTTATAAAAAAATACAAAGAAGTAATATTGTCGAAAAAGGTCAGCAGTATATTGGAAGAAATGCCCGATCTAGAAATCCCCAGTGAATTCTATGTTAAAGTTAAGGACAAGTGGAACAAAGACTTTGAAGACATCACAGTTAAAGACATTGCTAAACGCTGGTCTAATTTGCTGAAGATTTTTGATGTTAAAGACCTGGAGGTGTTACTAGATAATTTGATTAAAGGCTCTATTGAATTTCATTGGCTCATTCCGCTTGAATTGATGTCTCATGTCCGGTACTCAGCATTTAGAAATTGGTATGAGCTAAAAGATGTTTCATACCTCTCTAttggtgatcacgtgatcaaagaTGATTGTTTTGATTTTAATGAGGAATGTTTATCTGTTACCACTG CAACTCCTCAACAAGTGATAGATCACTTTACTGATTTTCTACTGGTCAGTTTGAATGATCAGTTACTACTACCTCTGATGGTATCCCATGGTCTACTAACTGATCATGATCTTGAGTTGATCAATAGTGGTCCTACTGGTTATCACAAAAACCAGTTAATACTGACTTGTGTACAAATTTTGGATGACGCCAGTTTGGTTGTTTTTAGTAGACTGTTACAAGACAGTCACCCAGATGTTAAAATTCCCCTACAGGATG CACTCAATGCTAAGGCAATACTATCTGGCAAGCAGTCTCTACTATCTCATGCTACTACACCAATGTTTGATTCTGACATCCTCCAAATTGCAACCACTGAAACTGTTAAGTCCAGGAAAAGACGATTATCACCACAGCCATCAGATTGTATTAAATATTTCAAATGCTCAGCAGTAAGTAAAGAATTTCTTAAACTCACTGATAAACTAAATGATTTAATGAAATCTTGTGATCCTAAGATGATAATAGATCAGTGTAGTAGTCTAATGGCTAGTGACATTCACAACATTTCAGTGTTTCCTGATGAGTTTATAAAGAACCTACAAAGATACAATCACACTCCATCACTGCTGAAGATCTTGAGTTCATTTTGGACCTGGAGTGACCACTCCATACTCAGAACACTACTGAGGGATAATGACGAAGCCCTGAAACTGTTAGATGAGTATGACTCCCAGTTAGACCCACTACAAAACCTGTCGTCTTATCTTTTACCATCTCCGTCACCTTGTATGACACCTTGTGATGGTAGTACTCACACTGTAATGGCCATCAAATGTGCCCAACAATATCATCAGTGTCATCTTAAACATGTGTTTGATGTGCGTTCATTGATAATTAACAAGTGTGACATCACCCCACACTGCCCGCAGCTATTAGCAACTAACACTGGATCAACTGTGTTATACTGGCTGATTCCAAAGAGTGTAGCTGGACTGATCAGTGGTAGAGTGGTAGAGTATAGTAGTGTCTTCTACGATGATGGCATCCTGGAAGTCTCCATCTTCCCTGGAACACGAATTACAACTAACGTAGCTAATTTAACAGGTCCACTAGTGTTCTTGTCTTCATTGTTAACATCTAGTGACATG AAGCCTGTGGATAAAGTGATTGCAAAAATGATGAGTCGTCCTGAG GAAATACCAGAGGTTGTTAATAAGCTGCTATCTGAGGATGGAGAAGATGATGTGTTTGTTGTACAGGATGATGTTAGAAGTAGACAAGATCAG GAAACCCTAAAGGGAATCAGTCCAAGTATTATGGCTTTGTCAGAAACAGAAGATAGCAGCAATGAGAAGCTTACCCAAAAG GAATTGGCTAATCATGTTGAGATAGAGTTACAGGACGGTGTTCAG GAAGTTACAAGTACAATTGAAAAGTGCTACTCAGAGCAAGAAGAGATTCAAACGCAATCTGAAATGGTTTTACAGTTAGAAGAGAAGGTAGATATCTTAGAGAATTTGTCAGCACAAGCACAATCT CCTAAGCCGCCTCCGTATGATTCAATCGTTCAGTCGTCACCACTAAGATATTCTGTGTATTCTAATGTTATCACCCACCATAAGTTAGGTACTGGAGTTTATGGTACTACTTATCGAGTAAGTTCCAGTGGAGAAGGTTTAGCTGGAAAAATACTTCATAGTAAACTAATGTCTTCTGGCAAAGGTGATAAATTGGATATAATAGTTGAACAGTTCAAAAAAGACTGCTCGTTTCTCTTTCAAATCCAGCATCCTAATCTTGTCAAATTTGTTGGAATTTATGAAGATACTTCTCACACCATTCCTATGATATTGAATGAACTAGAAGTAGAAAATCTTAATGTGTTTCTTAAGCATGCTAAAGATACTTTGACTGTTCCTACTAAGCTAAACCTGAGTCATGATATGGTTAAGGGGCTGGACCAccttcatacatatgtacaaattGTACACAAGAATCTTCATGCTTCCAACATTTTGGTCAGCAGGAGTGGTCAGGCCAAAATCAGTGACTTTGCTATATCACACATTGTGAACTTTGATGAGGTACATCTCCTAACTGAGGACAACCTGATATATGTTGCACCAGAAGTGCTGGAGAACTATCAGAACACTTCATATCAGTCAGATATGTTTTCACTGGGTATTTTGAATTTACAACTGATAATTGAGGCTTCTCCTCTCATTGGAAATTACAAAGAAATTCAGCAAGGGATTTCTAAATATGAACCACTATGTAATCTTATTCAAGGCTGTCTCAGTGATATTGCAGTAAACAGGCCTGGTGCTAGTATTGTGTGTCAGCAACTTGAAGAAGTCAAGAAAAATCCGACCACTATAGCTTATGATGTGCTAAACTCAAAG ACTTCACTCAGTTTTATTGAAGCACTGAAGAGTGGAAGATATTCTACTAAGTGGACCACATGCAAGAGGCTTGAAGAGCCAATGTGGTGGGGACAAGCTGTCACCATTGGTCCTGATGTGTATGTCTATGGTGGGAATAGTGGTAATTCCCCAGCACTAGATGTACTTGTCTATCACGTGTTAGAGGACACGTGGGAAAAATTACCCCCTTCAGGAGTTTATTATAGTGTTCCAGTAATCACAGGAAACAAGCTCACCATAGTTGGCGGTAAAGACAGGGAAACATTTAAATTCACTTCAAAAGTTCTTACATTTGATGTTCAAACACAAGCTTGGATTAATCAATTTCCTGACCTGCTCACAGCCAAGTCTCGACCAGGAGTAGTGGTGTATTCTCACTACTTGATTGTAGCCGGTGGAAAAATAAGTGATGAGCCACAGTTTTCCAATGAAATAGAGATACTTGACATAGACAATCCCTCACTAGGTTGGAAGAAGTCTGTAGTGGACCTTCCACTGGCAATGTGGGATCTAACAGTATCTGTTTCTGAAGATCTCTATTGGATTCTTTCATATGGAGAAAAGCAGCATTCTACTGACATCCATCACATTCCAGTTGCCAAAATTTTGTCATTAGAACTGAACATGGAAAAGAGCAATGATAGTTGGATAAAGCTTGGAAAAACAAAATATTACAAATCCACAGTTTTGGACAAAAATTTGTCTGTTCCAGTGTTGTGTGGTGGGGAAACTAAGGACTGCCTTCCAAGTGATGCTATTTGTATATTTGACCATGACAAGGACATGTGGAAAGAAAGTACAGTTGCCGCCTTGCGTGCTCCAAGAGCTTATCCTGCTGTTAGTTTACTTGGTCAGAGTGCTGTGATTGTGATCGGAGGAAGCTGTAATGCTAAGGAAGGAGAAAGTGAAAATTACTCACTTGCTGATGTTGAAATTGGCACCTTAGAGTTAACACAATAA
- the LOC136260278 gene encoding uncharacterized protein isoform X1, translating into MSTSDQEHSPPATTPTSPRDVFTKHYYDFNNIIQIKNFADHFVSRGLISIKDKANVSMESLMSTIDKHLESGISNTLYEMLDVIKMFGNSGEQELAKRIEHELHSLNQGNTTNVSESVELFNVNDRVEDMFLTLFSELSNILKTSKCDFALLRSSCIKPDMPFARGNKLPTDFVNAVDATINLTELLQVLNKSPYCNWLNIRVLEKMAAASLKSEATTLIKKYKEVILSKKVSSILEEMPDLEIPSEFYVKVKDKWNKDFEDITVKDIAKRWSNLLKIFDVKDLEVLLDNLIKGSIEFHWLIPLELMSHVRYSAFRNWYELKDVSYLSIGDHVIKDDCFDFNEECLSVTTATPQQVIDHFTDFLLVSLNDQLLLPLMVSHGLLTDHDLELINSGPTGYHKNQLILTCVQILDDASLVVFSRLLQDSHPDVKIPLQDALNAKAILSGKQSLLSHATTPMFDSDILQIATTETVKSRKRRLSPQPSDCIKYFKCSAVSKEFLKLTDKLNDLMKSCDPKMIIDQCSSLMASDIHNISVFPDEFIKNLQRYNHTPSLLKILSSFWTWSDHSILRTLLRDNDEALKLLDEYDSQLDPLQNLSSYLLPSPSPCMTPCDGSTHTVMAIKCAQQYHQCHLKHVFDVRSLIINKCDITPHCPQLLATNTGSTVLYWLIPKSVAGLISGRVVEYSSVFYDDGILEVSIFPGTRITTNVANLTGPLVFLSSLLTSSDMKPVDKVIAKMMSRPEEIPEVVNKLLSEDGEDDVFVVQDDVRSRQDQETLKGISPSIMALSETEDSSNEKLTQKELANHVEIELQDGVQQEVTSTIEKCYSEQEEIQTQSEMVLQLEEKVDILENLSAQAQSPKPPPYDSIVQSSPLRYSVYSNVITHHKLGTGVYGTTYRVSSSGEGLAGKILHSKLMSSGKGDKLDIIVEQFKKDCSFLFQIQHPNLVKFVGIYEDTSHTIPMILNELEVENLNVFLKHAKDTLTVPTKLNLSHDMVKGLDHLHTYVQIVHKNLHASNILVSRSGQAKISDFAISHIVNFDEVHLLTEDNLIYVAPEVLENYQNTSYQSDMFSLGILNLQLIIEASPLIGNYKEIQQGISKYEPLCNLIQGCLSDIAVNRPGASIVCQQLEEVKKNPTTIAYDVLNSKTSLSFIEALKSGRYSTKWTTCKRLEEPMWWGQAVTIGPDVYVYGGNSGNSPALDVLVYHVLEDTWEKLPPSGVYYSVPVITGNKLTIVGGKDRETFKFTSKVLTFDVQTQAWINQFPDLLTAKSRPGVVVYSHYLIVAGGKISDEPQFSNEIEILDIDNPSLGWKKSVVDLPLAMWDLTVSVSEDLYWILSYGEKQHSTDIHHIPVAKILSLELNMEKSNDSWIKLGKTKYYKSTVLDKNLSVPVLCGGETKDCLPSDAICIFDHDKDMWKESTVAALRAPRAYPAVSLLGQSAVIVIGGSCNAKEGESENYSLADVEIGTLELTQ; encoded by the exons ATGTCAACAAGTGATCAAGAGCATTCCCCACCAG CAACAACACCAACATCTCCTCGTGACGTGTTCACCAAGCATTATTATGAtttcaataatattatacaaatcAAGAATTTTGCTGATCATTTTGTGTCGAGGGGACTAATCAGCATTAAAGACAAGGCCAATGTTTCAATGGAATCTCTTATGTCTACCATTGATAAACACCTTGAAAGTGGGATAAGTAACACTCTTTATGAGATGTTGGATGTAATAAAGATGTTTGGAAACTCAGGTGAACAAGAATTAGCTAAACGTATTGAACATGAGCTACACTCCCTTAACCAGGGAAACACAACAAATGTCTCAGAGTCTGTTGAGCTGTTCAATGTCAATGACAGAGTAGAAGACATGTTTCTCACACTGTTTTCTGAACTAAGTAACATTCTGAAAACAAGTAAATGTGATTTTGCGCTATTACGCAGTTCTTGTATCAAGCCTGATATGCCATTTGCAAGAGGAAACAAACTGCCAACTGATTTTGTCAATGCAGTTGATGCTACCATTAATTTGACTGAACTTTTACAAGTGCTGAACAAGTCTCCTTATTGTAACTGGTTGAATATACGTGTACTTGAAAAGATGGCGGCTGCTTCACTAAAAAGTGAGGCTACAACTCTTATAAAAAAATACAAAGAAGTAATATTGTCGAAAAAGGTCAGCAGTATATTGGAAGAAATGCCCGATCTAGAAATCCCCAGTGAATTCTATGTTAAAGTTAAGGACAAGTGGAACAAAGACTTTGAAGACATCACAGTTAAAGACATTGCTAAACGCTGGTCTAATTTGCTGAAGATTTTTGATGTTAAAGACCTGGAGGTGTTACTAGATAATTTGATTAAAGGCTCTATTGAATTTCATTGGCTCATTCCGCTTGAATTGATGTCTCATGTCCGGTACTCAGCATTTAGAAATTGGTATGAGCTAAAAGATGTTTCATACCTCTCTAttggtgatcacgtgatcaaagaTGATTGTTTTGATTTTAATGAGGAATGTTTATCTGTTACCACTG CAACTCCTCAACAAGTGATAGATCACTTTACTGATTTTCTACTGGTCAGTTTGAATGATCAGTTACTACTACCTCTGATGGTATCCCATGGTCTACTAACTGATCATGATCTTGAGTTGATCAATAGTGGTCCTACTGGTTATCACAAAAACCAGTTAATACTGACTTGTGTACAAATTTTGGATGACGCCAGTTTGGTTGTTTTTAGTAGACTGTTACAAGACAGTCACCCAGATGTTAAAATTCCCCTACAGGATG CACTCAATGCTAAGGCAATACTATCTGGCAAGCAGTCTCTACTATCTCATGCTACTACACCAATGTTTGATTCTGACATCCTCCAAATTGCAACCACTGAAACTGTTAAGTCCAGGAAAAGACGATTATCACCACAGCCATCAGATTGTATTAAATATTTCAAATGCTCAGCAGTAAGTAAAGAATTTCTTAAACTCACTGATAAACTAAATGATTTAATGAAATCTTGTGATCCTAAGATGATAATAGATCAGTGTAGTAGTCTAATGGCTAGTGACATTCACAACATTTCAGTGTTTCCTGATGAGTTTATAAAGAACCTACAAAGATACAATCACACTCCATCACTGCTGAAGATCTTGAGTTCATTTTGGACCTGGAGTGACCACTCCATACTCAGAACACTACTGAGGGATAATGACGAAGCCCTGAAACTGTTAGATGAGTATGACTCCCAGTTAGACCCACTACAAAACCTGTCGTCTTATCTTTTACCATCTCCGTCACCTTGTATGACACCTTGTGATGGTAGTACTCACACTGTAATGGCCATCAAATGTGCCCAACAATATCATCAGTGTCATCTTAAACATGTGTTTGATGTGCGTTCATTGATAATTAACAAGTGTGACATCACCCCACACTGCCCGCAGCTATTAGCAACTAACACTGGATCAACTGTGTTATACTGGCTGATTCCAAAGAGTGTAGCTGGACTGATCAGTGGTAGAGTGGTAGAGTATAGTAGTGTCTTCTACGATGATGGCATCCTGGAAGTCTCCATCTTCCCTGGAACACGAATTACAACTAACGTAGCTAATTTAACAGGTCCACTAGTGTTCTTGTCTTCATTGTTAACATCTAGTGACATG AAGCCTGTGGATAAAGTGATTGCAAAAATGATGAGTCGTCCTGAG GAAATACCAGAGGTTGTTAATAAGCTGCTATCTGAGGATGGAGAAGATGATGTGTTTGTTGTACAGGATGATGTTAGAAGTAGACAAGATCAG GAAACCCTAAAGGGAATCAGTCCAAGTATTATGGCTTTGTCAGAAACAGAAGATAGCAGCAATGAGAAGCTTACCCAAAAG GAATTGGCTAATCATGTTGAGATAGAGTTACAGGACGGTGTTCAG CAGGAAGTTACAAGTACAATTGAAAAGTGCTACTCAGAGCAAGAAGAGATTCAAACGCAATCTGAAATGGTTTTACAGTTAGAAGAGAAGGTAGATATCTTAGAGAATTTGTCAGCACAAGCACAATCT CCTAAGCCGCCTCCGTATGATTCAATCGTTCAGTCGTCACCACTAAGATATTCTGTGTATTCTAATGTTATCACCCACCATAAGTTAGGTACTGGAGTTTATGGTACTACTTATCGAGTAAGTTCCAGTGGAGAAGGTTTAGCTGGAAAAATACTTCATAGTAAACTAATGTCTTCTGGCAAAGGTGATAAATTGGATATAATAGTTGAACAGTTCAAAAAAGACTGCTCGTTTCTCTTTCAAATCCAGCATCCTAATCTTGTCAAATTTGTTGGAATTTATGAAGATACTTCTCACACCATTCCTATGATATTGAATGAACTAGAAGTAGAAAATCTTAATGTGTTTCTTAAGCATGCTAAAGATACTTTGACTGTTCCTACTAAGCTAAACCTGAGTCATGATATGGTTAAGGGGCTGGACCAccttcatacatatgtacaaattGTACACAAGAATCTTCATGCTTCCAACATTTTGGTCAGCAGGAGTGGTCAGGCCAAAATCAGTGACTTTGCTATATCACACATTGTGAACTTTGATGAGGTACATCTCCTAACTGAGGACAACCTGATATATGTTGCACCAGAAGTGCTGGAGAACTATCAGAACACTTCATATCAGTCAGATATGTTTTCACTGGGTATTTTGAATTTACAACTGATAATTGAGGCTTCTCCTCTCATTGGAAATTACAAAGAAATTCAGCAAGGGATTTCTAAATATGAACCACTATGTAATCTTATTCAAGGCTGTCTCAGTGATATTGCAGTAAACAGGCCTGGTGCTAGTATTGTGTGTCAGCAACTTGAAGAAGTCAAGAAAAATCCGACCACTATAGCTTATGATGTGCTAAACTCAAAG ACTTCACTCAGTTTTATTGAAGCACTGAAGAGTGGAAGATATTCTACTAAGTGGACCACATGCAAGAGGCTTGAAGAGCCAATGTGGTGGGGACAAGCTGTCACCATTGGTCCTGATGTGTATGTCTATGGTGGGAATAGTGGTAATTCCCCAGCACTAGATGTACTTGTCTATCACGTGTTAGAGGACACGTGGGAAAAATTACCCCCTTCAGGAGTTTATTATAGTGTTCCAGTAATCACAGGAAACAAGCTCACCATAGTTGGCGGTAAAGACAGGGAAACATTTAAATTCACTTCAAAAGTTCTTACATTTGATGTTCAAACACAAGCTTGGATTAATCAATTTCCTGACCTGCTCACAGCCAAGTCTCGACCAGGAGTAGTGGTGTATTCTCACTACTTGATTGTAGCCGGTGGAAAAATAAGTGATGAGCCACAGTTTTCCAATGAAATAGAGATACTTGACATAGACAATCCCTCACTAGGTTGGAAGAAGTCTGTAGTGGACCTTCCACTGGCAATGTGGGATCTAACAGTATCTGTTTCTGAAGATCTCTATTGGATTCTTTCATATGGAGAAAAGCAGCATTCTACTGACATCCATCACATTCCAGTTGCCAAAATTTTGTCATTAGAACTGAACATGGAAAAGAGCAATGATAGTTGGATAAAGCTTGGAAAAACAAAATATTACAAATCCACAGTTTTGGACAAAAATTTGTCTGTTCCAGTGTTGTGTGGTGGGGAAACTAAGGACTGCCTTCCAAGTGATGCTATTTGTATATTTGACCATGACAAGGACATGTGGAAAGAAAGTACAGTTGCCGCCTTGCGTGCTCCAAGAGCTTATCCTGCTGTTAGTTTACTTGGTCAGAGTGCTGTGATTGTGATCGGAGGAAGCTGTAATGCTAAGGAAGGAGAAAGTGAAAATTACTCACTTGCTGATGTTGAAATTGGCACCTTAGAGTTAACACAATAA